In Limibacter armeniacum, a single window of DNA contains:
- a CDS encoding CAP domain-containing protein yields the protein MIRNMSSSLFTLFFLLSSVKALGQWSEKQYQDFKDSDVVSHPFFQEKFNIKQIDYGRLSAAMFFLTNMEREKLGLSKLAYSVELEAAAFLHTKEMGDKNFYAHINPFDSKRREPADRARMAGVQNPHTAENILYEFGYIHVQDTYLSVAKRCVQNWMNSKGHRDNILSKDGQALGCGVYFDGVRLLCAQSFQWYEPIKRGDAVDKLPKDYSKLYSH from the coding sequence ATGATAAGAAACATGTCTTCTTCACTTTTCACACTCTTTTTTCTGCTGAGTTCTGTAAAGGCACTTGGTCAGTGGAGTGAGAAACAGTACCAGGATTTTAAAGACTCGGATGTAGTGTCACATCCATTTTTTCAGGAAAAATTTAATATCAAACAAATTGATTACGGAAGGTTAAGTGCCGCTATGTTTTTTCTGACCAATATGGAAAGGGAAAAATTAGGGCTTTCGAAGTTAGCCTATTCAGTAGAGCTGGAAGCAGCAGCCTTTCTGCATACCAAAGAAATGGGGGATAAAAACTTTTATGCCCACATCAATCCTTTTGATTCAAAACGTAGAGAGCCTGCTGATCGGGCGAGAATGGCGGGAGTACAAAACCCTCACACAGCAGAAAATATCTTATATGAGTTTGGCTATATCCATGTACAAGACACGTACCTGTCAGTAGCTAAGCGATGTGTCCAAAATTGGATGAATTCAAAGGGGCACAGGGATAATATCCTATCCAAAGATGGGCAAGCGTTGGGGTGTGGAGTTTACTTTGACGGTGTTCGTCTGTTATGTGCTCAAAGCTTTCAGTGGTATGAGCCAATCAAGCGAGGTGATGCGGTTGATAAATTACCGAAGGACTATAGTAAGTTATACTCTCATTGA
- a CDS encoding PD-(D/E)XK nuclease family protein, which produces MKEIFLREVAQKVYHQHKEQLSELYIVLPSRRACMYFKQYLGEVMENTIFSPAILSMEGFAKQLSNLQKADGVTLLFELFETYRELEPEVTLEKFAPLGNSMLRDFNMIDNNLNEQQTEEMFTQLHDIKAIERWAEELGTEPETLKERQSKSLTEFFAFWENLSKTYWNFRAKLEKKGIAYGGLAFRQAYNRLEDAVKELGIKKVVFAGFSQVSTVEQQMMERLTKMKLTEHYFDADRFYLDNTEHEAGHFLRQFENSFAKDHPDLQLKYIGQEEKQVEIITVSSNPTQAKLVGQILQQNLSDQDECRRFSTTINHTGILLPDESLLNPLLYSLPDIEMPDGTQLADKTNITMGIAFQHTPLFDLIQAIFKMQDGLKEKDGVMCAYFKDILNIVRHPYFQYSNTSKEYREIAEGIQKEITEQGLIFMPLGKVVSWGDSMPLYEAIFQSWNKNYRKAIDQLMALTEALVDVFRRREDPLKLYDKEEGQSFENELLMKFFTTLTRLQDILSARKEQLSIQTFRLLMMELLKNVSIPFTGRPIAPLQIMGMLESRALDFEHVIILSCNEGKLPMKKVAESIIPYDLRVQSGMPTYKHNDIAFAYTFYRLFHRAKKITLIHTDPTANKDGGEISRFLVQLQEELACFPEYKISVEKKLLELELPDLTEQEGYRIEKDAAIVELLKEQIRKGFSPSLINRYIRNPLEFLEMRVLGIQEGEELEESLDYRTFGTLLHETIEQLFKHQVGQVISREDLDAMTKGKTISDALSYVSANSHDKDVRNKDMSYGKNYLLKKVAERLVFNFMSLQRDKEAGFYLVAQETFHDHTIHIPLPDGTSIPFRLAGMADRIDIIGNHTIRVVDYKTGSYLKEKLNANTWSDLLHDPEKEKIVQLLAYKYILIQNLEHGNLQHMKLPVGFDTKNCQVQAGFYFFRKLSDGFVQYKLADEPTDRKEFIAFAEQFFGTVIRDMLDSQKDFTETPPFEQLANSNF; this is translated from the coding sequence ATGAAAGAAATTTTTCTGAGAGAAGTAGCCCAAAAAGTCTATCATCAACACAAAGAACAACTGAGTGAACTTTACATCGTTTTGCCTTCAAGGCGGGCCTGTATGTATTTCAAGCAGTATCTAGGTGAAGTGATGGAGAACACCATCTTCTCTCCTGCTATTCTTTCTATGGAAGGTTTTGCCAAACAGCTCAGTAATTTGCAAAAAGCGGATGGAGTAACCCTCCTGTTTGAGCTTTTTGAAACTTATCGGGAACTAGAACCTGAAGTGACGCTTGAAAAGTTTGCTCCTCTAGGCAACTCCATGCTCCGAGATTTCAATATGATTGACAACAACCTCAACGAGCAGCAAACAGAAGAAATGTTCACCCAACTCCACGATATCAAAGCAATCGAACGCTGGGCTGAAGAGTTAGGAACTGAACCTGAAACCCTAAAAGAGCGTCAGTCTAAATCATTGACGGAGTTCTTCGCATTTTGGGAGAACCTGTCCAAAACCTATTGGAATTTTCGAGCGAAACTGGAAAAGAAGGGAATTGCTTATGGTGGTTTGGCTTTCAGGCAAGCTTACAACAGGCTTGAGGATGCTGTCAAGGAGTTAGGTATCAAGAAAGTAGTTTTTGCAGGATTCAGCCAGGTCTCTACTGTAGAGCAACAGATGATGGAACGCCTGACCAAAATGAAACTGACAGAGCATTACTTCGACGCTGACAGGTTTTACCTTGACAATACAGAACATGAAGCAGGACATTTCCTTCGTCAATTTGAAAACTCATTTGCCAAGGATCATCCTGACCTTCAGCTTAAATACATTGGTCAGGAAGAGAAACAGGTAGAAATTATCACGGTCAGCAGTAATCCAACGCAAGCAAAGTTAGTTGGACAAATACTTCAGCAAAACCTGTCTGATCAGGATGAATGCCGACGATTCTCCACTACCATCAACCATACAGGAATTCTATTACCTGATGAAAGCTTGCTGAACCCACTACTGTATTCATTGCCTGATATAGAGATGCCTGATGGCACGCAATTGGCCGACAAGACCAACATCACCATGGGTATTGCGTTTCAACACACTCCTCTTTTTGATTTGATTCAAGCAATCTTCAAAATGCAGGATGGCTTGAAAGAAAAGGATGGCGTAATGTGTGCTTATTTTAAAGATATACTGAACATCGTAAGGCACCCTTATTTCCAATACTCCAACACCTCCAAAGAATACCGTGAAATTGCGGAAGGCATTCAAAAGGAAATCACAGAACAGGGACTGATTTTTATGCCTCTTGGTAAAGTTGTCAGTTGGGGGGATAGCATGCCACTTTATGAAGCCATTTTCCAATCATGGAATAAAAATTACCGCAAGGCGATTGACCAACTAATGGCATTAACAGAAGCTCTTGTGGATGTATTCAGAAGAAGAGAAGACCCACTCAAATTATATGATAAGGAAGAAGGGCAAAGCTTCGAGAATGAGCTATTGATGAAGTTCTTTACAACCCTTACACGCCTTCAGGATATTCTGTCTGCACGAAAGGAACAGCTTTCTATTCAAACCTTCAGGCTTCTGATGATGGAATTGCTGAAAAATGTCAGCATTCCGTTTACAGGCAGACCTATCGCTCCTCTTCAAATAATGGGTATGCTCGAAAGCCGTGCATTGGACTTTGAGCACGTTATTATCCTTTCATGCAATGAGGGCAAATTGCCTATGAAAAAGGTGGCAGAATCTATCATTCCTTATGACTTAAGGGTACAGTCAGGTATGCCTACTTACAAACACAATGACATTGCTTTCGCCTACACCTTCTATAGACTCTTTCACAGAGCCAAAAAGATTACCCTGATTCACACTGACCCTACCGCCAATAAGGATGGTGGGGAAATCAGCCGATTCTTGGTACAGTTACAGGAAGAATTGGCTTGCTTCCCTGAATACAAGATTTCTGTTGAAAAGAAATTACTGGAGCTTGAACTTCCTGACCTCACTGAACAGGAAGGGTATCGCATTGAAAAGGATGCTGCCATTGTTGAACTATTGAAAGAACAGATAAGAAAAGGCTTTAGCCCATCACTTATCAACCGATACATCCGTAATCCATTGGAGTTTTTGGAGATGAGGGTATTAGGCATACAGGAAGGCGAGGAACTTGAAGAAAGTTTGGATTATAGAACTTTTGGTACCTTGTTGCACGAGACTATCGAGCAGCTTTTCAAGCATCAGGTAGGACAGGTCATTAGCCGTGAAGACCTCGATGCCATGACCAAAGGGAAGACCATTTCAGATGCCCTCAGCTACGTTTCTGCCAATAGCCATGACAAGGATGTGAGGAATAAAGATATGAGTTACGGCAAAAACTATCTTTTGAAAAAAGTGGCTGAGCGTCTAGTCTTTAATTTCATGTCCTTACAACGAGATAAAGAAGCTGGGTTCTACTTGGTAGCACAAGAGACATTCCATGACCATACGATCCACATTCCTCTTCCTGATGGAACTTCTATCCCTTTCAGGCTTGCAGGTATGGCTGACCGTATTGACATTATTGGCAACCACACCATCCGTGTCGTGGATTACAAGACAGGTTCATACCTGAAAGAAAAGCTCAATGCCAATACTTGGAGTGACCTCCTTCATGATCCCGAGAAAGAGAAAATTGTACAGCTACTGGCGTATAAATACATTCTGATTCAGAACCTTGAACATGGGAATCTTCAACATATGAAATTACCAGTAGGGTTTGACACCAAAAACTGTCAGGTTCAGGCAGGATTCTATTTCTTCAGAAAGCTTTCAGACGGTTTTGTCCAATATAAATTAGCAGATGAACCTACTGACAGAAAAGAGTTTATCGCTTTTGCAGAACAATTCTTCGGAACTGTCATCCGTGATATGCTTGACAGTCAGAAAGACTTTACTGAAACGCCTCCATTTGAACAATTAGCGAATAGTAATTTTTAA
- a CDS encoding bifunctional folylpolyglutamate synthase/dihydrofolate synthase, producing the protein MTYEQALDYMYNQLPMFQRVGAAALKKDLSNTIALCHALDNPHNKFKSIHIAGTNGKGSSSHFTAAILQAAGYKVGLYTSPHLKSFTERIRINGESIPEDKVIAFVEKNQQTLEQIKPSFFEMTVAMAFNHFAEEKVDYAVIEVGLGGRLDSTNIITPEACLITNISMDHTDILGDTIQAIAAEKAGIIKQHIPVAISESQEEIRALFEEKATSLQADIAFASDYYSLTKTDALNEVSIQKENIPFLEKVTLGLSGYYQYKNVLGVLQLIEMLNPKLPTPITLEHIRTGFSEVVSLTGIKGRWQQISTQPTIICDVGHNEGGLTYILEQLNHQEFEHLHMVLGVVIEKDLKKVLPLFPKDATYYFCKPNVPRGLDAEVLQKAATQHGLSGIVIPDVNQAIEAAKQHANPQDLIFIGGSTFVVAEVNEL; encoded by the coding sequence ATGACATACGAGCAAGCTCTCGACTATATGTATAATCAGTTGCCGATGTTCCAACGGGTTGGAGCAGCTGCACTCAAGAAAGATCTGTCTAACACAATTGCATTGTGCCATGCATTGGACAATCCGCATAACAAGTTCAAATCCATTCATATTGCAGGCACCAACGGCAAAGGTAGCTCATCCCACTTCACCGCTGCGATTCTTCAAGCAGCAGGTTATAAAGTGGGACTTTATACTTCTCCTCACCTGAAAAGCTTTACAGAACGCATCCGTATCAACGGAGAAAGTATTCCAGAAGACAAGGTGATTGCGTTTGTGGAAAAGAATCAGCAAACTTTGGAGCAAATCAAGCCTTCTTTCTTTGAGATGACTGTAGCAATGGCTTTCAATCATTTTGCAGAAGAAAAGGTAGACTATGCCGTAATTGAAGTAGGATTGGGAGGCAGACTTGACTCAACCAATATCATCACGCCTGAAGCTTGCCTGATCACAAATATCAGTATGGACCATACGGATATTTTGGGTGATACAATTCAAGCTATTGCAGCTGAAAAGGCTGGTATCATCAAGCAGCATATACCTGTAGCCATCAGCGAATCACAGGAAGAAATCAGAGCCCTTTTTGAAGAGAAAGCTACCTCACTTCAAGCTGACATTGCTTTTGCTTCAGACTATTACAGCTTGACAAAAACAGATGCTCTTAATGAGGTGTCTATCCAAAAAGAAAATATCCCTTTTCTTGAAAAGGTGACTTTGGGACTCAGTGGCTATTATCAATACAAAAATGTACTGGGTGTATTACAACTGATTGAAATGCTCAATCCCAAACTGCCTACACCTATCACCTTGGAACATATCCGTACTGGCTTTTCTGAAGTAGTGTCACTAACAGGCATCAAAGGCCGTTGGCAACAAATCAGTACGCAACCTACAATCATCTGTGATGTAGGACACAATGAAGGGGGATTGACTTATATTCTGGAGCAGCTTAACCATCAGGAATTTGAGCACCTTCATATGGTACTTGGTGTAGTGATTGAAAAAGACTTGAAAAAAGTACTTCCACTATTTCCAAAAGATGCCACCTACTATTTCTGCAAACCTAATGTTCCAAGAGGATTGGATGCTGAAGTGTTACAGAAAGCAGCTACTCAACATGGGCTGAGCGGTATTGTTATTCCTGACGTCAATCAGGCAATAGAAGCAGCCAAGCAACATGCCAATCCACAAGACCTGATTTTTATAGGAGGAAGCACTTTTGTAGTGGCAGAAGTAAATGAGTTATAA
- a CDS encoding ExbD/TolR family protein, translated as MGLKPENKIDPSFNMSSMTDMIFLLLVFFMLTSNFVTPSGLPITLPTSRPAPPKVVPKVYISITNDNQYFVNEVQVPYEYLEEELKTVLPNTQEGSVVITADKDAPATKVVDVASMAARLKAKVSIAAKPD; from the coding sequence ATGGGACTGAAACCGGAAAACAAGATTGACCCATCATTCAACATGTCTTCCATGACGGACATGATCTTCCTGTTGCTGGTCTTCTTTATGCTGACTTCTAATTTCGTAACACCTTCCGGTCTGCCAATTACGCTTCCAACTAGCCGTCCGGCACCGCCAAAGGTAGTTCCAAAGGTGTACATCAGCATTACCAATGATAATCAATACTTTGTCAATGAAGTCCAAGTTCCTTATGAGTACTTGGAAGAAGAACTGAAAACAGTATTGCCCAACACGCAGGAAGGCTCAGTTGTAATCACGGCTGACAAGGACGCTCCTGCCACCAAGGTAGTAGATGTAGCAAGTATGGCAGCTAGGCTGAAAGCAAAAGTAAGTATTGCTGCCAAACCTGATTAA
- a CDS encoding ExbD/TolR family protein: protein MGLKPENKIDPTFNMSSMTDMIFLLLVFFMLTSNFVTPAGLPISVPTNKKTKTEKPKETVKVTVSLRRGDKYYVNKKAVPFEYVEDELSGLLPEKDGLIILTVAEGVPVQNLVNIASLASKLKAKVSITPSK, encoded by the coding sequence ATGGGACTAAAACCGGAAAACAAGATTGATCCTACGTTCAATATGTCCTCTATGACGGACATGATTTTCCTGTTGCTCGTGTTCTTTATGCTGACTTCCAATTTCGTAACACCTGCCGGCTTGCCGATCTCCGTTCCGACAAACAAGAAAACGAAGACTGAAAAGCCTAAGGAAACGGTTAAGGTAACGGTCAGCCTCCGCAGAGGAGACAAGTACTACGTCAACAAAAAAGCAGTACCCTTCGAGTATGTAGAGGATGAACTGTCAGGATTATTACCCGAAAAAGATGGGCTGATTATTCTGACTGTCGCAGAAGGTGTACCTGTCCAGAATCTGGTGAATATCGCCAGTCTTGCCTCAAAACTAAAAGCTAAGGTAAGTATTACTCCAAGTAAATAA
- a CDS encoding MotA/TolQ/ExbB proton channel family protein, which translates to MTLLAALQEEALDAISIVDLVQKGGWTMAVLGVMSIITVYIFVTRMVVISKAKKEPRQLLDNVNSSVLKGDIEAAKAYCRKESTPMAKMLKAGLDHITSPLKNIEVSIENVGKIELYHLEKNVSLLGMISGAAPMIGFFGTVIGMITAFIAISQEEGSVSPKLLSEGIYGAMVTTAGGLLVGIAAYISYNFLVRQIEEVVHNMEVTTIEFIDLLQKPN; encoded by the coding sequence ATGACATTATTAGCGGCACTACAGGAAGAGGCACTAGATGCGATCTCAATCGTTGACCTGGTTCAGAAAGGCGGGTGGACGATGGCTGTGTTGGGCGTTATGTCCATCATTACAGTCTATATTTTTGTAACAAGAATGGTTGTCATCAGCAAGGCTAAAAAAGAGCCTAGACAACTGCTGGACAATGTAAACTCATCAGTACTGAAAGGTGATATTGAAGCTGCAAAAGCTTACTGCCGTAAGGAAAGTACACCAATGGCTAAGATGCTGAAAGCAGGTCTTGACCACATCACTTCTCCTCTGAAAAACATTGAGGTTTCTATCGAAAATGTAGGTAAGATCGAGCTTTACCACCTTGAGAAAAACGTCAGCCTGTTGGGTATGATCTCAGGTGCAGCCCCGATGATCGGTTTCTTTGGTACCGTAATCGGTATGATCACTGCCTTTATTGCAATTTCACAGGAAGAAGGGTCTGTTAGCCCTAAGTTGCTTTCTGAAGGTATCTATGGTGCTATGGTAACCACAGCAGGTGGTCTGTTGGTGGGAATTGCAGCATATATCAGCTACAACTTTTTGGTAAGACAGATTGAAGAGGTAGTACACAATATGGAGGTAACTACCATCGAATTCATTGACCTGTTGCAGAAACCAAACTAA
- a CDS encoding SPOR domain-containing protein gives MIANFIKEALVEQGIAAIPGLGTFSSREAGAEVSDAGNMITPPHADIEFTEDVNLDPDVSIVKFISDKEHADLTEVRMQVELFVSSIMQQVQTGDIARIKGLGYFKGGLGGRLLFHQLDEENVLPDSFGLPKITASPIIEEESDVDEYRATTPPQQNMPTPSSPGYNDDEEDQRNNNLIYWLAVPLIFIAALGIYFFFNPSAYDKLMGNDTTDNVALSETTQPSEGASSTEELATAGDSTDYTSFGEETTSDESFETTSSETTDEEYSSTATEEVEEKPEPVVQKARPSVTTDGPIISRTGRYYIIVSSFTTEANASRAQKQYKAKGHQESKIIKYNGKYRVSVADFTDQGSANSELSSIEQDFKGAWVWKF, from the coding sequence ATGATTGCAAACTTTATTAAGGAAGCATTAGTGGAGCAGGGTATTGCTGCAATACCTGGACTAGGAACCTTTTCTTCACGAGAAGCTGGCGCAGAGGTAAGTGACGCCGGAAACATGATTACACCACCACATGCGGATATTGAGTTTACTGAAGATGTTAACCTCGATCCGGATGTATCCATTGTCAAGTTCATTTCAGATAAAGAACACGCAGACCTGACTGAGGTTAGGATGCAAGTGGAGTTGTTTGTCAGCAGTATTATGCAGCAGGTGCAAACTGGTGACATTGCCCGCATCAAAGGATTGGGTTATTTCAAAGGCGGTTTAGGTGGCAGATTGCTCTTCCACCAATTGGATGAGGAAAATGTATTGCCTGATAGCTTTGGGCTTCCTAAAATCACGGCTTCTCCTATCATTGAGGAAGAATCTGATGTTGATGAATACAGGGCGACAACGCCTCCTCAACAGAATATGCCTACACCTTCTTCACCGGGCTATAATGACGATGAAGAAGACCAAAGAAACAACAACTTGATTTACTGGCTGGCTGTACCACTGATTTTCATTGCAGCACTGGGTATCTATTTCTTCTTCAATCCTTCGGCGTACGATAAACTGATGGGAAATGACACCACAGACAATGTTGCACTATCTGAAACAACACAGCCTTCTGAAGGAGCCTCTTCTACAGAAGAGCTAGCAACTGCTGGAGACAGTACTGACTATACTTCATTTGGTGAAGAAACGACATCAGACGAAAGCTTTGAGACTACCAGCAGTGAAACTACTGATGAGGAATATAGCAGTACCGCAACTGAAGAGGTAGAAGAAAAGCCTGAGCCTGTTGTACAGAAAGCAAGACCAAGTGTTACAACCGATGGTCCAATCATCAGCCGTACAGGCAGGTATTATATCATTGTTTCTAGTTTCACAACAGAAGCCAATGCTTCCAGAGCTCAGAAACAATACAAGGCTAAAGGACATCAGGAAAGCAAAATCATCAAGTACAATGGCAAATACAGGGTATCGGTAGCTGACTTCACAGACCAAGGCTCTGCCAATAGCGAACTGAGCAGCATCGAACAAGATTTCAAAGGTGCTTGGGTTTGGAAATTCTGA
- a CDS encoding TonB-dependent receptor, with the protein MMNTNRFIKSLFISFLVASPLWVQAQEEYGTNDGDISDAEVVIQKDRQLALPLANRYFDKMDKTVRERSDKPISYDLKLLNYDLPEMNPPINPARIHHQKAENLYGNYLKAGFGNYITPYLEGFFNSRQNDRMDYGVRFKHLSSGEGAVYKDLSASSLNQLDLFGTVYQGSDKISAYIGHTRRVVHYYGFDEPVEEVNKDDIRKMTNLLTFGGAYNIVRSRNDFEVTPRLDGYIFSDNFDATEYNFELSATGKYKLNKDNSLSLDVGAVLNQAKQSLTENEQSVELKNSRNILYVSPSFNGKADAFTYSVGVRFAYSSDSTELDKNIYIYPNLHAYYNIDEGKLGAFVDIEGNLERVTLRSLNEENPYIGQLQQLVHADKLVDLTAGFDFIPISNVSVRGSAGYALIKNLGFFVNNWEDVSRFDVVYNDETTGNFHIGLEGSARFRELTASLSSQLNAYSVSDELQEPWHRPTMINKLSVNYQYLEKLTLGTNLIHYGGIKAKAFEPDEFGIVQETTTKLKPIFDLSLHADYSITDHLGAFLQLQNLFGQNYERYLNYKARGIQFMAGASYSF; encoded by the coding sequence ATGATGAACACCAATAGATTTATAAAAAGCCTTTTTATCTCCTTTCTAGTAGCAAGCCCGCTATGGGTTCAAGCTCAGGAAGAATATGGGACTAATGACGGAGATATTTCTGATGCTGAAGTGGTCATTCAGAAAGACCGCCAGTTGGCACTTCCTTTGGCAAACCGATACTTTGACAAGATGGACAAGACTGTCCGTGAACGTTCAGACAAGCCTATCAGCTATGACCTGAAGCTATTGAACTATGACCTTCCGGAAATGAATCCGCCAATAAATCCTGCACGAATTCATCACCAGAAAGCGGAGAACCTTTATGGCAACTATTTAAAAGCAGGATTTGGTAATTACATCACGCCATACCTTGAAGGTTTTTTCAATTCACGTCAGAATGACCGAATGGATTATGGGGTTCGCTTCAAGCACCTCTCTTCAGGTGAAGGTGCGGTATACAAAGACTTGTCAGCTTCCAGTTTGAACCAGCTAGATTTGTTTGGTACAGTCTATCAAGGGTCTGATAAGATTTCTGCATACATAGGACATACCCGCAGAGTGGTTCACTACTACGGCTTCGATGAGCCTGTAGAAGAAGTCAATAAGGATGATATTCGCAAAATGACCAACTTGCTGACATTTGGCGGTGCCTATAATATTGTCAGAAGCAGAAATGATTTTGAAGTTACGCCAAGGCTTGATGGTTATATCTTCTCTGATAACTTCGACGCGACAGAATACAACTTTGAGCTAAGTGCTACAGGCAAATATAAGTTGAATAAAGACAACAGCCTGTCATTGGACGTAGGAGCAGTACTCAATCAGGCTAAGCAGTCCCTTACTGAAAATGAACAAAGTGTGGAGCTGAAAAACAGCCGTAATATCCTATATGTGTCACCTTCATTTAACGGCAAGGCTGATGCGTTCACTTATTCGGTTGGCGTACGCTTTGCCTACAGTTCAGATAGTACAGAACTTGACAAGAATATCTACATTTACCCGAATTTGCATGCTTACTACAACATTGACGAGGGTAAACTCGGTGCATTTGTAGATATAGAAGGAAACCTTGAAAGGGTTACATTACGCTCTCTCAATGAGGAAAACCCTTATATTGGACAACTTCAGCAATTGGTTCATGCAGACAAACTGGTAGACCTGACAGCAGGTTTCGACTTTATTCCGATCAGTAACGTTTCGGTAAGAGGTAGTGCCGGTTATGCGCTTATAAAAAATCTAGGATTTTTTGTAAATAATTGGGAAGATGTTTCGAGATTTGATGTAGTTTACAATGATGAAACGACTGGAAATTTCCATATCGGATTGGAAGGCTCAGCCCGTTTTAGAGAGCTGACAGCATCTTTAAGTTCTCAACTCAACGCCTACAGCGTAAGTGACGAACTTCAGGAACCTTGGCACCGTCCTACAATGATCAATAAGCTTTCGGTTAATTATCAATATCTTGAAAAATTGACCCTTGGTACCAACTTGATCCATTATGGAGGCATCAAAGCCAAAGCATTTGAGCCTGATGAGTTTGGCATTGTACAGGAAACCACCACCAAACTAAAACCAATTTTTGACCTTAGTCTGCATGCGGACTATAGCATTACTGATCACTTGGGCGCATTCCTGCAATTGCAGAACCTGTTTGGTCAGAATTACGAACGTTACTTAAACTATAAAGCGAGAGGTATACAGTTTATGGCTGGCGCAAGCTATTCATTCTAG